In one window of Chelmon rostratus isolate fCheRos1 chromosome 19, fCheRos1.pri, whole genome shotgun sequence DNA:
- the LOC121622928 gene encoding regulator of G-protein signaling 7-binding protein B-like codes for MCSAPYGRKKRPRSAGIIFPISKVAQTEPERRESTEGAVDGSRMTVQEFNTLVALYREQVISVGEISADCPSLRAQMHHTRSKGCSMARAAHQDLAVISVSGPEDGEIHPEICRLFIQLQCCLEMFITEMLKSMCLLGVLQLHRKGPEGTDSEPKVDFRMDESSDVAILEDRSSSPIDFLQEQWLVGTDIENIERDMREMRNLLSKLRDTMPLPLKNQDDSSLLNLTPHPLIRQRKRRFPGLCCMVSG; via the exons atgtgttctGCACCGTACGGGCGGAAAAAGCGCCCAAGATCCGCAGGGATCATTTTTCCCATCAGTAAGGTGGCGCAGACGGAGCCGGAGCGCCGGGAGAGCACCGAGGGGGCCGTGGACGGCAGCAGGATG ACTGTCCAGGAATTCAACACCCTGGTGGCGCTGTACCGGGAGCAGGTCATATCCGTCGGGGAGATCTCCGCCGACTGTCCGTCTCTGCGGGCGCAGATGCACCACACACGCTCCAAAGGCTGCTCCATGGCCCGGGCCGCTCACCAGGACCTCGCCGTCATCTCTGTGTCAGG TCCAGAGGACGGAGAGATCCACCCTGAGATCTGTCGACTCTTCATCCAGCTGCAGTGCTGCCTGGAGATGTTCATAACAGAGATGCTCAAATCCATGTGCCTGCTGGgggtgctgcagctgcacagaaaa GGACCTGAAGGAACGGACTCGGAGCCGAAGGTGGACTTCAGGATGGATGAAAGCTCAGACGTTGCCATCCTGGAAGACCGGTCATCCTCCCCCATCGACTTTCTACAGGAGCAGTGGCTGGTGGGAACCGATATTGAAAATATAGAGAG agatatgagagagatgaggaacCTACTCAGCAAACTCAGGGACACGATGCCATTGCCACTGAAAAACCAAG atGACAGCAGCTTGTTGAACCTGACTCCACACCCACTgatcagacagaggaagagacgCTTCCCTGGACTCTGCTGCATGGTGTCCGGCTGA